Proteins co-encoded in one Candidatus Cloacimonadota bacterium genomic window:
- a CDS encoding hydrogenase maturation protease, translating to MNFENFLKDILSKYKKEEITFLGMGNPYRSDDGFGIEFVKKVKSLFQNSFTEFDNKDEVVLELCNNNDKGILIFVDVSDFEGKSGDLKILSYDEIEDIDKHFHKIPIKLYMKLLISSQKESYILAIKPKNLKSVNEPKLSEIVAVKLDEIVTRLKEFTTNER from the coding sequence ATGAATTTTGAAAATTTTCTGAAGGATATTTTATCCAAATATAAAAAAGAAGAGATAACATTTCTGGGAATGGGAAATCCTTATCGCAGCGATGATGGTTTTGGAATTGAGTTTGTAAAAAAGGTTAAATCTCTCTTCCAAAATTCTTTTACGGAATTTGATAATAAAGATGAAGTAGTTCTGGAACTTTGTAATAATAATGATAAAGGAATTCTGATTTTCGTAGATGTTTCTGATTTTGAGGGAAAATCCGGTGATTTGAAAATCCTTTCTTATGATGAAATTGAAGATATTGATAAGCATTTTCATAAAATTCCCATCAAATTGTATATGAAATTGCTGATCAGTTCCCAAAAAGAATCTTATATTTTAGCGATCAAACCGAAAAACCTGAAGTCTGTTAATGAACCGAAATTGTCGGAGATCGTCGCAGTAAAATTAGATGAGATTGTTACCCGATTGAAGGAATTTACTACTAATGAACGCTGA